In Palaemon carinicauda isolate YSFRI2023 chromosome 38, ASM3689809v2, whole genome shotgun sequence, a single window of DNA contains:
- the LOC137630126 gene encoding uncharacterized protein: protein MEKLAQSWLMIKIMSLVVLSSYTNSIDEEEPSYSYDLNEVIQLTSDRRFAFPVGTLISFTPSISMPINKDLPEGFSNIASLSLPFIINCDDLGMTSEENTWGRKKQDIAAQSVGNLAGGDREVLYKTVEHNLNTVGINGKACMLRAICEMFVEPLEHHGLIGEFIEVFFSPSRKHENDERLSEYTKAELEGKSTGRCEQYHEACPYSFFVSGSRNETLALDTRPSYSYDPNEVIQLTSDRRLAFPVGTIIYFILTISIPIDEDLPDGLSNKALLSLPFPINCDDLGMTSEENTWGREKRDTAAPSVGNLAGGDREVLYKIVENNLNTVGINGKACMLRAICEMFVEPLEHHGLIGEFIEVFFSPSRKHENDERLSEYTKAELEGKSTQRCEKYHEACPYSFFVSGSRNETLALDTRPSYSYDPNEVIQLTSDRRLAFPVGTDIYFVPTISMPIDADLPVGFSNDAILSLPFIINCDDLGMTSEENTWGRKKRDTAAPSVGNLAGGDREVLYKIVEHNLNTVGINGKACMLRAICEMFVEPLEHHGLTGEFIEVFFSPSRKHENDERLSEYTKAELEGKSTQRCEKYHEACPYSFFVSGSRNETLALDTPPSYSYDPNEVIQLTSNRRLAFPVGTHIDFGLTIFIPIDKDLPVGFSNGASLSNIFLINCDDLGMTSEENTWGRKKQDIAAQSVGNLAGGDREVLYKIVEHNLNTVGINGKACMLRAICEMFVEPLEHYGLIGELIEIFLSPSRKHENDERLSEYTKAELEGKSTQRCEKYHKACPYSFFVSGSRNETLALHTP, encoded by the exons GCCTTCGTATTCCTATGATCTAAACGAAGTCATACAGCTGACATCGGATCGCCGCTTTGCGTTTCCAGTAGGAACTCTcatttccttcactccatccatatcTATGCCGATAAATAAGGACCTTCCTGAAGGGTTTTCCAATATAGCTTCATTGAGTCTTCCATTTATAA TAAATTGTGATGACCTCGGAATGACTTCAGAGGAGAACACATGGGGAAGGAAAAAGCAAGATATAGCAGCACAAAGCGTAGGCAACCTTGCCGGAGGAGACAG GGAAGTCTTGTACAAGACGGTGGAGCATAACCTCAACACCGTGGGGATCAACGGGAAAGCCTGTATGCTGAGGGCCATTTGCGAAATGTTTGTCGAACCTTTGGAGCATCATGGCTTGATAGGGGAATTTATTGAAGTTTTCTTCAG CCCAAGCCGTAAACACGAAAATGACGAAAGACTGTCAGAATACACAAAAGCTGAATTGGAAGGAAAATCTACTGGGCGATGTGAGCAGTATCACGAAGCCTGTCCGTACTCTTTCTTCGTGTCGGGGTCAAGAAATGAGACACTTGCTTTAGATACTCG GCCTTCGTATTCCTATGATCCAAACGAAGTCATCCAGCTGACATCGGATCGCCGTCTTGCGTTTCCAGTAGGAACTATCATTTACTTCATTTTAACCATATCTATACCGATAGATGAGGACCTTCCTGACGGGCTTTCCAATAAAGCATTATTGTCTCTTCCATTTCCAA tAAATTGTGATGACCTCGGAATGACTTCAGAGGAGAACACATGGGGAAGGGAAAAGCGAGATACAGCAGCACCAAGTGTAGGCAACCTTGCCGGAGGAGACAG GGAAGTCTTGTACAAAATAGTGGAGAATAACCTCAACACCGTGGGGATCAACGGGAAAGCCTGTATGCTGAGGGCCATTTGCGAAATGTTTGTCGAACCTTTGGAGCATCATGGCTTGATAGGGGAATTTATTGAAGTTTTCTTCAG CCCAAGCCGTAAACACGAAAATGACGAAAGACTGTCAGAGTATACAAAAGCTGAATTGGAAGGAAAATCTACTCAGCGATGTGAGAAGTATCACGAAGCCTGTCCGTACTCTTTCTTCGTGTCGGGGTCAAGAAATGAGACACTTGCTTTAGATACTCG GCCTTCGTATTCCTATGATCCAAACGAAGTCATCCAGCTGACATCGGATCGCCGTCTTGCATTTCCAGTAGGAACTGACATTTACTTCGTACCAACCATATCTATGCCGATAGATGCGGACCTTCCTGTCGGGTTTTCCAATGATGCAATATTGTCTCTTCCATTTATAA TAAATTGTGATGACCTCGGAATGACTTCAGAGGAGAACACATGGGGAAGGAAAAAGCGAGATACAGCAGCACCAAGCGTAGGCAACCTTGCCGGAGGAGACAG GGAAGTCTTGTACAAGATAGTGGAGCATAACCTCAACACCGTGGGGATCAACGGGAAAGCCTGTATGCTGAGGGCCATTTGCGAAATGTTTGTCGAACCTTTGGAGCATCATGGCTTGACAGGGGAATTTATTGAAGTTTTCTTCAG CCCAAGCCGTAAACACGAAAATGACGAAAGACTGTCAGAGTATACAAAAGCTGAATTGGAAGGAAAATCTACTCAGCGATGTGAGAAGTATCACGAAGCCTGTCCGTACTCTTTCTTCGTGTCAGGGTCAAGAAATGAGACACTTGCCTTAGATACTCC gCCTTCGTATTCTTATGATCCAAACGAAGTCATACAGCTGACATCGAATCGCCGTCTTGCGTTTCCAGTAGGAACTCACATTGACTTCGGTCTAACCATATTTATACCGATAGATAAGGACCTTCCAGTCGGGTTTTCCAATGGTGCATCATTGTCTAATATATTTCTTA TAAATTGTGATGACCTCGGAATGACTTCAGAGGAGAACACATGGGGAAGGAAAAAGCAAGATATAGCAGCACAAAGCGTAGGCAACCTTGCCGGAGGAGACAG GGAAGTCTTGTACAAGATAGTGGAGCATAACCTCAACACCGTGGGGATCAACGGGAAAGCCTGTATGCTGAGGGCCATTTGTGAAATGTTTGTCGAACCTTTGGAGCATTATGGCTTGATAGGGGAATTAATTGAAATTTTCCTCAG CCCAAGCCGTAAACACGAAAATGACGAAAGACTGTCGGAGTATACAAAAGCAGAATTGGAAGGCAAATCTACTCAGCGATGTGAGAAATATCACAAAGCTTGTCCGTACTCTTTCTTCGTGTCAGGGTCAAGAAATGAGACACTTGCCTTACATACTCCGTAA